The proteins below come from a single Uloborus diversus isolate 005 chromosome 10, Udiv.v.3.1, whole genome shotgun sequence genomic window:
- the LOC129231128 gene encoding zinc finger protein SNAI2-like, which produces MPRAFLIKKHSPGKEIVGFKGKLLLDEPIKCDSVPSDPLSEEITQTDAKAPYDLSVKIRKPESLYEEHPSLHVRTPPTVIEFSPKIVTSSSVLTPPIGVAMIDRITPSPSHLLKPVASLEPLNSAPDSRPSTWQRPVFTPSYIPFNFPFIPFPRPASDFHSGPYLGGTALVSPPLLPLSPPRIQLSPCIPSEPAYYEKSASHLNPLDLPLKEHSAFLTPWIHKEGSTSPISRSDSSESGRDSIGNKYSGVVSSSTGSPVTSQAPRYQCVDCNKSYATYSGLSRHRQFHCITQAKKAFNCKYCDKVYVSLGALKMHIRTHTLPCKCNLCGKAFSRPWLLQGHIRTHTGEKPFACPHCSRAFADRSNLRAHLQTHSDIKKYSCNACSKTFSRMSLLLKHNDGGCVNAQTRANPRLYQ; this is translated from the exons ATGCCAAGGGCATTTCTCATCAAAAAACACAGTCCTGGGAAAGAAATAGTTGGCTTCAAAGGAAAACTACTTCTTGATGAACCTATAAAATGTGACAGTGTCCCTTCAGACCCCCTGAGTGAGGAAATAACACAAACAG aTGCCAAAGCACCATATGACTTAAGTGTGAAGATACGGAAACCTGAAAGTTTATATGAAGAACATCCATCATTACATGTTCGAACTCCACCCACTGTCATTgaattttcaccaaaaattgtTACTTCATCTAGTGTTCTGACGCCACCAATAGGAGTTGCCATGATCGATAGGATAACGCCTTCACCTAGTCACCTGCTGAAACCTGTTGCATCTCTGGAACCATTGAACAGTGCTCCTGATTCGCGGCCTTCCACATGGCAGAGACCAGTTTTCACCCCGTCATATATCCCATTCAATTTCCCTTTTATACCGTTCCCGAGGCCCGCATCCGATTTTCACTCCGGTCCTTATTTGGGGGGAACGGCACTCGTGTCACCCCCTTTGTTACCATTGTCACCGCCACGAATTCAACTGTCCCCCTGCATTCCTTCAGAGCCTGCATACTACGAGAAATCCGCATCGCATCTCAATCCATTGGATCTGCCCCTGAAGGAACATTCCGCTTTCTTAACCCCATGGATTCACAAGGAAGGATCTACTTCGCCAATTTCAAGGTCGGATAGTAGTGAATCCGGCAGGGATTCTATAGGTAATAAATACAGTGGAGTTGTTAGCAGCTCAACAGGAAGTCCTGTAACGTCACAAGCTCCAAGGTATCAGTGCGTCGATTGCAACAAAAGTTACGCAACCTACAGTGGACTATCTAGGCATCGACAATTCCATTGCATCACTCAAGCAAAGAAAGCCTTTAACTGCAAATACTGCGATAAAGTTTACGTCTCTTTAGGAGCATTAAAAATGCATATTCGCACTCATACCTTGCCGTGTAAGTGCAATCTATGTGGCAAAGCCTTTTCCAGACCTTGGTTACTTCAAGGACATATCAGAACTCATACTGGTGAGAAACCATTTGCATGTCCACACTGCAGTCGAGCTTTTGCTGATCGGTCGAATCTTAGGGCTCACCTACAAACTCATTCTGACATTAAAAAATACAGCTGCAACGCATGCAGTAAAACTTTTTCCAGGATGTCTTTACTTTTGAAGCACAACGATGGTGGTTGTGTAAATGCCCAAACTCGTGCCAATCCTCGTCTGTACCAGTAA